The Usitatibacter rugosus genome segment GCGCGCCTCGCGTTCCTTCGACGTGCGCACGGCGATGGCGAGGATCTCTCCGGCTCGCCCGACGAGGTCCTCGTCGTCGCGGTCGACGGCGCGGAAGAAGCCCAGCTCGATCGCGCCCTGCACGGCGCCATCGACGATCGCGGGGACGATCAGCAGCTGCCGCGGGGCCGAGCTGCCGACGGCAGAGGCGATGCGAAGATAGCCTTGCGGGACATCGCGGATCGCCAACGCCCGGCCCTCGGAGGCGGCTTGCGCCAGCAATCCATCCGCGGGGCGCGTCGGCTCGGCTTCGATCTCGCTGGGTAACGCGTAGCCGGCGAAGCGACGGAACAGGCCGCTCTCCTCCTGCAGGTAGATGGCGCCGACGCGCGCGTCGAGATATCGGCCGAGGTAATCCAGGACCGTCTCGCCGAGCGACTCCAGCCGCTGCTCGCCCTGCACGCGCTGGGCGAGACCGGCCACGCCGTTACGCACCCAGACCTGGCGTTCGCGCGCGCGGTAGTCGCGGGAGGCCATCACGGCCGCCGCGAAAATCAGCACGAAGAGCACCGCCGAACCGGCGAAGGTGAAGACGACCGAGAAATTGGTCGCGTCCTCCCAGGTCGCGCGGCGCTCGACGAAAGCGGACCGCTCGGCGTTCTCGAAGTCGCCCGCCACCTGGCGCAGGCGATCCATGGTGACCTTGCCGCGATCGCTGCGGACCACGGACATGGCCTCCTCGGCCTTGCCGGCCCGACGCAACGCCACGGTTTGGCCGAGCTCCTCGATCTTCGCCGCCGCGAGCTGGCCGATCGAGTCGACCCGCGTGGCCTGCGCGCTGTCCTGTCCCACGAGCTTGCGGAGGTTCTCGACCTCGCTGGCGATGCGCGACCTGGCGGAAAGGTAAGGCTCCAGGTACGACTCCTCGCCCGTGAGGAGGTAGCCGCGCTGGCCCGTCTCCGCATCCTTCAGGGTCGAGAGGACGGTCTGCAAACGCTCGAGTGTCTCGAGCGTCTGCGTGACGCGCGCGACCGCCGCGGCACGGCTCTCGAGGGTGCGATAGGAAACGAGCGCGATCAGCAGGACCGCGACGCCGGCGGCGATGAAGCCGGCGAGCGGACCGGGCGGGAGGAGCGCCAGCCGGCGCGGGTCACGGCCGGAGCCCGACCCTTCGGCGTCGTCGAGGGTTCTTGTTGTCATCGAGGTGGATATGCGGCGTGCGCGCCGGCTCGTTTCGTCGATCGAGTATAGAAGTGGGTCCCGTCGCCCGCTGTAGGACCCCTCCGACAGGCGAGATGGTTCGAGGCGGCCGGAGGACGTATGCTTGCGGTCTTTTTGCAGCCGCGACGTCCAGGAGAGAAACATGGCAGTAAAGAACGTCCCGAAGAAGCCCGCCCGCGAGCGTCCCCAGGGCCACGACCCCATTCGTTTCGCGGTGGTGGGTCTCGGATTCATCGCGCAGGCTTCGGTCCTCCCGGCCTTCCGCCAGGCGAAGGGCGATGCGGTGGTGACGGCGCTCGTATCGGCCGACGCGAAGAAACTGAAGGTCCTCGGCAAGCGCTATGACGCGCCGGTGCTCGCCACCTACGACAAGTACGACGCGCTGCTCGCGAGCGGCGAGATCGACGCGGTCTACATCGCGCTGCCGAACACGATGCACCGCGACTTCACCGAGCGCGCTGCCCGCGCCGGCATCCACGTGCTGTGCGAGAAACCGCTGGCGACCAGCCTGCTGGACGCGAAAGCGATGGTGCAGGCCTGCTACCGCGCGAACGTGAAGCTGATGACGGCCTACCGCCTGCAGCTCGAGCCCGCGACGCTGACCGCGATCGAGATCGTTCGCGGCGGCGACATCGGCGAGCCGCGGCTTTTCACCTCGACCTTCTCCAATCCGGTGAAGGCGCCCAACATCCGCCTCGAGAGCGACCTCGGCGGCGGCACCATTCCCGACATCGGCGTGTATTGCATCAACGCGGCCCGCCACGTGTTCCAGGACGAGCCGATCGAGGTCTACGCGGCGCTGTCGCGGTCGAAGGATCCGCGCTTCAAGCAGGTGGAAGCCGCCGCGTCATGCGTGCTGCGTTTCCCCGGCGATCGCGTCGCCTCGTTCACGTGCGGTTTCGCCACCGATCCGCAGGTCCAATTCGAGGTGCTCGGAACCACGGGACGCCTGCGGCTGGACGACGCCTACGAGATCGCGAGCGACAAGGTGCTCACGCTCTCCCGCGGCAACCATCGCAAGGTCACGCGCTTCGGCAAGGGCGACCAGTTCGCGCCGATGCTGATCCACTTCGCCGATTGCATCCGCGGCAACTTCGATCCCATCGCCTCGGGCGAGGAAGGCCTGAGGGATGTGCGGATCATCGAGGCGCTCTACCGCTCCGCCAAGCTGGGACGCCCGGTAGCCCTGCCGGCGGAAGAGCCGCCGAAGCGCTTGCGGCGCGAGCAGCAGATCAAGGGCGGGCCCATTCGCCAGGTCGAGCTGGTGAACGCGCGCGCGCCGGGCGGCTAGGACGAAAAAAAAGGGGGCTCAGACGAGCCCCCAACCCCACGAATCCGGTACCGCTCCCCGGGCCCCCTCCCCGCGGTATGCGAATTGGGAGGGGCGGGAGCGGATGACGCATCAATGGCTTCGCAACATCCGTGCCCAGCGCCGATGAGAGGAGCGGAGCGTTGAAATCGCGTCGCGCGAGAGAAAAAAATCCAGTTCGTCGGTAGGCATTACCCGCTCGCCGAGCCTGCGCGGCTTGGGTCCCGGCGGTTCGATGACGGGCGCGCCGGGCGGATGCAGCGGATCGGGCGGAACGGTCGGCTGCGGAGCGGGAGCCGGATCTTCACCGGGCGGCAACGGCGGCACCGGTTCCGGGGCACCGACGGCGGAACGCGTGGGTGGAATGCCCGAGCGTCCCGGATCGTTCTCCGGCATGTCGGGCTGCACCGGCCGCTCGCCCGTCTTCTCCGGCGAAGGCTCGCCCGGCCATAAGGGCGGCTTCTTCTCCGGCGGGAAAGGCTCCTGCGGCTCCGGGGTGCGGCTCATCGCATTCCCTGCGCCTCGGCGGCGGAACCGTATTCCTTGAGCCGGTTGTAGAGCGTCTTCACGCAGATGCCGAGCATGCCCGCGGCGCGCTTCTTGTCGCCGCCGCAATACTGCAGCGTCGAGACGATGAGCTGGCGATCGGCGGCCGACAGCGGCGTGCCCAGCGGCAGCACGATCGACGGCGTGGGCGAGGCCGAGTTGGAGGGCCGCTCCACGTCCAGGGGCTCGGGCTGCGACGAGCCGAGCTGGCCGAGGATCGACAGACGCTGGATGTAGTTGCGAAGCTCGCGCACGTTGCCCGGCCACGAGTGCTTCTCGAGCAAGGCCACGGTCTGCGGCGAGATCGTGTGGTGGGCGCCCTGCTCCGCGTTGATCTCCTCGACCAGTGCGCGGGCGATGAGGCCCACGTCTCCGTCGCGCGAGCGCAGCGGCGGGATCTCGATCGGGAACACATTCAAACGGTGGAAGAGGTCCGCGCGAAGCTTGCCGGCCTGCACCGCGATCCGGGGATCGCGGTTGGTGGCGGCGACGATGCGCACATCGATGTCGATCGGCTGGGCCGTTCCGATGCGCATGAGCTGCCGCGTCTCGAGCACGCGAAGCAGCCGGACCTGGAGCTCCAGCGGCATCTCGGTGATCTCGTCCAGGAACAGCGTGCCGCCGTTGGCCTGCTCGAAATAACCGCGGTGCATGCGGTCGGCGCCGGTGAAGCTGCCGCGCTCGTGGCCGAACATCTCGCTCTCGATCAGGTTGGGCGAGATGGCGCCGCAGTTGATGGCGAGGAAAGGCTGCTCGCGGCGGCGCGAAAGCTCGTGCACGGTGCGCGCGACCAGCTCCTTGCCGGTACCGCTCTCGCCGGTGAGGAACACGGTGGCCTCCGTGGGGGCCACGCGGGCGAGCTGGTCATAGACGCGCTGCATCGCGGGCGAACGGCCCACGAGGCGCCCGAATCGTCCCGAGTCGCGCAGCTCGTCGCGCATCTTGCCGATCTCGGCCCTCAGCACGCCGGATTTCGGCACGCGCGAGAGCACGGCCTTGAGGCGCTCGAGGTTGATCGGTTTCGTGAGGTAATCGGACGCGCCGCGGCGAAGGGCCTCGACGGCCGTCTCGACGCTGGCGTAGCCGGTAATGAGCACCACCTGCGTGGCGCGCCGGTCCTCGATGTCGGCCACGAGGTCCATCCCCGTGCCGTCGGGCAGCTTGAGGTCGATGAGGACCACGTCGGGGTGCTGGCGGGTGAGCTGGATCCGGGCATCGCGGAGCGTTCCGGCGGTGGCGGTGGTGAAACCCGCGTCGCGGACCAGTTCCTCGAGCGCTTCACGGGCGATTTCGTCGTCCTCGACGATCAGTGCGTGGGGCATGGGCGGGTTCTCCTGACCTGGCTTCCATGGATGACGCCCCAGCGTAAAACGTTCCTTTCGGAAAGTTTGTCAGAGAAACACCTACATTTTTAGCAGACGAGTCCGACAGGCCTACACGCGCGCGGGATAGATATTGCAAAGACAAAATTGCCGGAGAGCCAACAATGCTTCACGAGCCCACCCTTCCTTCTTCCCTTCCCCTCCTTGCCCGCCGTCCCGTCCCCGCCCCCCGCACAGGGCGAGGCAGCCGCAGGAACGACTTGGTCGGCGAGTCGGCCGCCATGATCCGGATGGGCCGACAGATCGACGACGTGGCACCCACCGACGCCACGGTCCTCATCGTGGGCGAAAGCGGGACCGGCAAGGAGCTCGTGGCGCGTGCGGTCTGGGAACGCAGCCTCCGGGCCGGCGCTCCGTTCGTTGCGATCAACTGCGGCGGCATTCCCGCGTCCCTGCTCGAGGCGCAGCTCTTCGGCCACGAGCGCGGCAGCTTCACCGGCGCCCACCAGCGCACGGCCGGCTATTTCGAGACCGCCCACGGCGGCACGTTGTTCCTGGACGAGATCACGGAGATGCCGCTGCCCATGCAGACGGTGCTGCTGCGCGCTCTCGAGGAGCGGCGCATCCGCCGCGTGGGCGGCGAAGCCGATATCCCGGTCGATGTCCGCGTGCTCGCCGCGACCAATCGCGATCCCGAGCAGGCCGTTCGCAGTGGCCTCCTGCGCGAAGACCTTCTTTATCGCCTGAGCGTTTTCCCGATCGAAGTCCCGCCGCTTCGCCACCGCGAGGACGACATCGAGCTGCTCGCCCGCCATTTCCTCGCGAAGCTGAACACCGAGTCCGGCTCGCATCGCCGGCTGTCGACGCGCTCGCTGGCCGTCCTTCGCACCTATCCGTGGCCGGGCAACGTGCGCGAGCTCAAGAACGCGATCGAGCGGGCCTACATTCTTTCCGACAACGAGGTGGAGATCGCTCCGGGTGAAGTGAGCCTGCGGGCCGCCACGCGCGTCGAGGGCAATGCCCTCAGCATCGCCCTGGGCACGACGCTCGCCGATGCGCAGCGCGACTTGATCCTCGCGACCCTGGCCCAGCTTCGCGGCGACAAGGAACGCACCGCGAAGACCCTGGGCATCTGCCTGAAGACCCTCTACAACCGCCTCCAGGTCTACCAGGAAGTGCGCGGCGGCTAGCCCGGCCGCGCTGCGGCGTGGCGTGGCGCGGATGCGAGCGCGGATCCACCGGTGCATGCGGCGGGTCCTTCGGCCGCTCGCGGTGGACCTTGTCCGGGCGCGCTTCGCTGGGCGGGCTGCGGCCGTCGGAAGGCGGCGGTACGTGCGGGATGTGTTCCTTGGTCATGGGGCTCTCCGGTCGCGGACCGCGTGCTTTGCGCGGCACTGAGGAACCTGTGACGCCCGCCGCGCGACTAAATTCCCATCGACCGCAACGTTAAGGAAGACCCATGCCCCGTCCCCTGTGGAAAGGCGCCATCAGCTTCGGCCTCGTGAACGTTCCCGTGGCCATCTACCCGGCCGCATCGCGCGACGGCATCAGCTTCGACTGGCTCGACAAGCGCGACATGGCCCCGGTGGGCTACAAGCGCGTGAACAAGGAGACGGGCAAGGAAGTGCCCAAGGAGCAGATCGTGAAGGGCCTCGAGTACGAGGACGGCCACTACGTCGTGCTGTCCGACGCCGAGATCAAGTCGGCCAACACCAAGGCCACGCAGACGATCGACATCGTGGCGTTCGTGGACGCGGAGTGCATCTCCCCGCTGTACTTCGACTCCCCCTACTACGTCGCCCCGGGTCCGCGCGGCGACAAGGTCTATGCGTTGCTGCGCGAGACGATGCGCAAGGAAGGCAAGGTCGGCGTCGCCTACGTGGTGCTCCAGACCAAGCAGCACCTGGCCGCGGTGCTCGTGCAAGGCAACCACCTCGTGATGATGACGCTGCGTTGGGCGAGCGAGATGCGCGACGCCAAGGCCATCGACGTGCCGCCGGCGAGCTTGAAGAGCTCGGGCGTGCGTGACAACGAGATCAAGATGGCCACGCAGCTGCTGAAGGATATGAGCGAGAAGTGGGAGCCGGGCCAGTACCACGACAAGTTCCACGACGACATCATGGCGCTGGTGAAGAAGAAGGTCGCCGCGGGCAAGACCGAGGAGGTCATGAAGCCGGAGAAGGAAGCCGAGGAGAAGCCCTCGAACGTGATCGACCTCACGGAGCTGCTGAAGCAGAGCCTGGCGAAGAAGGGTGACAAGGGCCGCAAGGCTCCCGCGGCATCCGTGCGCAAGACGCCCGCCCGCAAGGCGGCTGCGCGGAAGCCTGCTGCTTCGCAGGCGCGGCGTCGCGCGGCGTAGATGCCCGCGCCGCCCGGAGCCCACCGCTCTCCCCTTCCCGCTTTCCTCCCTCCGCAGCTCGCCACGCTGGTGGATCGCCCACCCGCGGACGCGAGCGGCTGGAGCTACGAGATGAAGTGGGACGGTTATCGCATCCTCGCGCGCGCGACCGGGGCCGACGTGAGGCTCTTCACGCGGAACGGCAACGACTGGACCGCCCGCCTCGGCCCGCTGGCCCGCGACCTCGCGAAGCTGAAGCTGCGCGAGGCGTGGATCGACGGCGAGATCGTCGTCCTCGACGACAAGGGCGTGCCGAGCTTCCAGCGCCTGCAGAACGCGTTCGACGAAGGCCACGTCTCGCCGATCCAATACCGCGTGTTCGACCTTCCTTTCCACGACGGTCTCGACCTGCGCGACGTGGCCCTGGAACAGCGCCGCGCTCGCCTCGGACGGCTTCTCGAGAGGAAGACGACGCCGGCCTCGGTGCGTTTCAGCGAAGACTTCGATGCCGCCGGCGGCGAGCTCCTCGAAGCGGCATGCCGCATGGAGCTGGAAGGCCTGATCGGAAAGCGGCGCGACGGCGCGTACGTTTCAGGCCGCTCGAAGGCGTGGATCAAGCTGAAGTGCAAGAAGCGCCAGGAGTTCGTCGTCGTCGGCTACACCGAGCCGCGCGGATCGCGTTCGGGGTTCGGAGCGCTGCTCCTTGGCGTGAACGGACCGGAAGGATTGCGCTATGCGGGCAAGGTCGGCACGGGCTTCGACCAGCGCCTGCTCGACTCGGTGTACGGGAGGCTCTCGAAGCTGGAGGCGAAGCAGATCGACCTCGCGCAACCGCCCACGGGCTACGAGGCCCGCGGCGTGCACTGGGTGAAGCCCAAGCTGGTGGCCGAGGTGGAATTCGCCGAGTGGACGGGCGAAGGGATCGTGCGCCAGGCCGTGTTTCGCAGCTTGCGCGACGACAAGCCCGCGGCGGCGATTCGCCGCGAGCGTGCCGCGAAGGCCTGACTAGCGAAGCGCGGACGTGTCGATGCGAAGGGCGCTGGAACGCCGGCGCGCATCCGCCAGCGCGATGCCGCGGGCTTCCATCATCTCGCCGGCCCAGTATTCCTGGCGGCCTTCGAGCACGCGGAAGTCGTCGTCCGTGATGCGGCCCCATTGCTGCAGGACCAGCCCTTTCAGCTGCCGGTAGTTGCCGGCGAGGATCTCGCGATTCATTGAAAAGCTCCGTGGGGAACGAGGGAGTGTCAGGCAAACCCCTTGCACGTCTCATGCCAGAGACTGCGCGGGGCATGGGGTCTGACAACGTTTCGCGTCGGTAGTTTTTTCCCGCAACGCAGGAACACCGTTCGTCGGACTCCACGAAGGGTTCGCGGTTTCCCCTCTGTACGGGCGCGTTGGCACGGCCATTGCAGTAGTCCATTCAAGTCAACTCGAATGGAGTACCCCCATGAGTATCGGAATGATCGTTCTCATCATCCTCGTGCTGCTGCTGGTCGGCGCCGTCCCCGCATGGCCGCACAGCACCAGCTGGGGCTACGGTCCGAGCGGCGTTCTGGGCCTCGTGCTCGTCGTCGTCATCGTGCTGTTGCTGATGGGCCGCATATAACGCTTTTCCCCCGACATCCTTTCCCACCCAACGACCGGAGAAAAACCATGACGTTCGAACGCAAGAAGATCTTCCTCGCCATCCTCGCCACCAGCGCCGTACTGACCGCGTGCACGAAGGAAACCAGCACCACGAGCACGACGCGCGAGACGACCAGCGCGCCGCCGACCTCGACCGCGAGCACCACGCAGTCGTCGACGACCACCACCACGCCGGCCTCGCCGACGGATTCGTCGACCACCACGTCGTCGACCACGACCACGACGCCGCCCCCGTCCTCGACGCCGCCGCCGAGCACCACGACCACCACGACCACCGACACGACGGTGAAGAAGTAAAAAATGATCAAGCCCTTCTTCCTGTCGCAGAAGACCGCGGACGCGATGCAGCGCACGCAGGCCGGCAAGGCCGGCTACATCCTGCTGTGGCTGCTGGGCGTGCCGATTCCCATCCTGTTCCTCATCTACCTGCTGCGCGGTTGCAGCTAAAACCACCGGAGAGAGACCCATGAAGACGATGAAACCCCTTAGCGCCGCGCTTGCCGTGGCGATCCTGGCCGTGACCGGCGCTGCTGTTGCGCAGGTGTCGGCCGACAAGACCGGCAAGTCCACGTCGGGCAACACGCCGGTCGCGACCCCGGTCACTCCGGGCGCCCCGGGCCACCCCCTGTCCGGCACGGGCGACGATCCTGCCTATGGCCGCTACTGGACGGCGCTCGACGCCAACGGCGACGGCAAGGTCACGCGCGACGAGTACCTGAACTACTACGGCAAGCGCTACGACTCGTACGACACGACCAAGCGGGGCTACTACGACCGCCAGTCGGCTCGCTCGCTGTACCTCGAGCGCGAGATGAGCAAGACCGACGGGCAGCCGAAGGGCGATCCGCTGAATCCGACCACCAAGAAATGAACGCAGCCGCATCTGAAGGAGCGGCCCCGCTCGCGATCCACGTCGACCTCTCGCGAGAGGGGTTGTGGGAAATCCGCGAGCGGGGCTGCGATCGCATGCTGGCGACGTTCGGCGACGAGGACGATGCCTGCGCGTATGCGGACGGCATCGCCCGCGTCGTGCAGGGTGCCTGCATCGTGGTGAACGGCCAGGCGCGTACCGGCTCTCGCCACGTTCGCATCGCGCCCGGCTAGTTCCGGGCGGTGTCCTAGCCGGGGCGGGTCATCGCCTCGGGCTTCACCCAGCCGTCGAATTGCTCGGCCGTCACGTGGCCGAGCGCCAGTGCCGCCTCGCGCAGGCCCGTGCCTTCCTTGTGGGCCTTCTTCGCGATCTCCGCCGCCTTGTCGTAGCCGATGTGCGGCGCCAGTGCCGTCACGAGCATGAGCGAGCCCGCCACCAGCGTGCGGATGCGCTCGTGGTTGGGCTCGATGCCGCGCGCGCAATGCTCGTCGAAGCTGGCCGACGCATCGGCGACGAGCCGCGTGCTCTGCAGGAACGCATAGGCGATCACGGGCTTGAACACGTTCAGCTCGAGGTGCCCCTGCGCGCCGCCGAAGTTCACCGCGACGTCGTTGCCCATCACCTGGCAGCACGCCATGGTGAGCGCCTCGGCCTGCGTGGGATTCACCTTGCCCGGCATGATCGAGCTGCCGGGCTCGTTTTCCGGAATGAGGATCTCGCCGAAACCCGAGCGCGGACCACTTGCGAGGAGGCGAACGTCGTTGGCGATCTTCATGAGCGAGGCCGCCGCCCCTTTCAGCGCGCCGTGCGCGTTCACCAGGGCGTCGTGCGCGGCGAGGGCC includes the following:
- a CDS encoding Gfo/Idh/MocA family protein; amino-acid sequence: MAVKNVPKKPARERPQGHDPIRFAVVGLGFIAQASVLPAFRQAKGDAVVTALVSADAKKLKVLGKRYDAPVLATYDKYDALLASGEIDAVYIALPNTMHRDFTERAARAGIHVLCEKPLATSLLDAKAMVQACYRANVKLMTAYRLQLEPATLTAIEIVRGGDIGEPRLFTSTFSNPVKAPNIRLESDLGGGTIPDIGVYCINAARHVFQDEPIEVYAALSRSKDPRFKQVEAAASCVLRFPGDRVASFTCGFATDPQVQFEVLGTTGRLRLDDAYEIASDKVLTLSRGNHRKVTRFGKGDQFAPMLIHFADCIRGNFDPIASGEEGLRDVRIIEALYRSAKLGRPVALPAEEPPKRLRREQQIKGGPIRQVELVNARAPGG
- a CDS encoding CsbD family protein encodes the protein MNREILAGNYRQLKGLVLQQWGRITDDDFRVLEGRQEYWAGEMMEARGIALADARRRSSALRIDTSALR
- a CDS encoding Ku protein — protein: MPRPLWKGAISFGLVNVPVAIYPAASRDGISFDWLDKRDMAPVGYKRVNKETGKEVPKEQIVKGLEYEDGHYVVLSDAEIKSANTKATQTIDIVAFVDAECISPLYFDSPYYVAPGPRGDKVYALLRETMRKEGKVGVAYVVLQTKQHLAAVLVQGNHLVMMTLRWASEMRDAKAIDVPPASLKSSGVRDNEIKMATQLLKDMSEKWEPGQYHDKFHDDIMALVKKKVAAGKTEEVMKPEKEAEEKPSNVIDLTELLKQSLAKKGDKGRKAPAASVRKTPARKAAARKPAASQARRRAA
- a CDS encoding sigma-54 interaction domain-containing protein, which translates into the protein MGRQIDDVAPTDATVLIVGESGTGKELVARAVWERSLRAGAPFVAINCGGIPASLLEAQLFGHERGSFTGAHQRTAGYFETAHGGTLFLDEITEMPLPMQTVLLRALEERRIRRVGGEADIPVDVRVLAATNRDPEQAVRSGLLREDLLYRLSVFPIEVPPLRHREDDIELLARHFLAKLNTESGSHRRLSTRSLAVLRTYPWPGNVRELKNAIERAYILSDNEVEIAPGEVSLRAATRVEGNALSIALGTTLADAQRDLILATLAQLRGDKERTAKTLGICLKTLYNRLQVYQEVRGG
- the ligD gene encoding non-homologous end-joining DNA ligase; translated protein: MPAPPGAHRSPLPAFLPPQLATLVDRPPADASGWSYEMKWDGYRILARATGADVRLFTRNGNDWTARLGPLARDLAKLKLREAWIDGEIVVLDDKGVPSFQRLQNAFDEGHVSPIQYRVFDLPFHDGLDLRDVALEQRRARLGRLLERKTTPASVRFSEDFDAAGGELLEAACRMELEGLIGKRRDGAYVSGRSKAWIKLKCKKRQEFVVVGYTEPRGSRSGFGALLLGVNGPEGLRYAGKVGTGFDQRLLDSVYGRLSKLEAKQIDLAQPPTGYEARGVHWVKPKLVAEVEFAEWTGEGIVRQAVFRSLRDDKPAAAIRRERAAKA
- a CDS encoding DUF3309 family protein, coding for MSIGMIVLIILVLLLVGAVPAWPHSTSWGYGPSGVLGLVLVVVIVLLLMGRI
- a CDS encoding sigma-54-dependent transcriptional regulator: MPHALIVEDDEIAREALEELVRDAGFTTATAGTLRDARIQLTRQHPDVVLIDLKLPDGTGMDLVADIEDRRATQVVLITGYASVETAVEALRRGASDYLTKPINLERLKAVLSRVPKSGVLRAEIGKMRDELRDSGRFGRLVGRSPAMQRVYDQLARVAPTEATVFLTGESGTGKELVARTVHELSRRREQPFLAINCGAISPNLIESEMFGHERGSFTGADRMHRGYFEQANGGTLFLDEITEMPLELQVRLLRVLETRQLMRIGTAQPIDIDVRIVAATNRDPRIAVQAGKLRADLFHRLNVFPIEIPPLRSRDGDVGLIARALVEEINAEQGAHHTISPQTVALLEKHSWPGNVRELRNYIQRLSILGQLGSSQPEPLDVERPSNSASPTPSIVLPLGTPLSAADRQLIVSTLQYCGGDKKRAAGMLGICVKTLYNRLKEYGSAAEAQGMR